One window from the genome of Desulforhopalus sp. encodes:
- the rplL gene encoding 50S ribosomal protein L7/L12 — protein sequence MAVSKQDVIDFIANMSVLELSELIKEFEEKFGVSAAAPVAVAAVGAVAAEAPKEEKTEFDVILASVGSEKIKVIKEVRAVTGLGLKEAKELVESAPAPLKEATTKEDAADIKAKIEAVGATVEIK from the coding sequence ATGGCTGTGTCAAAACAAGATGTTATAGACTTTATTGCAAATATGTCAGTTCTCGAGTTGTCTGAGCTTATCAAGGAATTCGAGGAGAAATTCGGTGTATCAGCTGCTGCGCCTGTGGCGGTAGCTGCGGTTGGTGCTGTTGCAGCAGAGGCTCCAAAAGAAGAGAAAACCGAGTTTGATGTTATCTTAGCGAGCGTTGGCAGTGAAAAAATCAAGGTTATTAAAGAGGTTCGCGCTGTAACCGGCCTTGGTTTGAAAGAGGCAAAAGAGCTTGTAGAGTCTGCTCCCGCGCCTTTGAAAGAGGCTACCACCAAGGAAGATGCCGCTGACATCAAGGCGAAGATCGAAGCTGTTGGTGCAACTGTCGAAATTAAGTAG
- the rpoB gene encoding DNA-directed RNA polymerase subunit beta: protein MERVRKNFATADTILEPPHLISMQRLSYEKFLQMDCDPDEREEYGLQAILKNVFPINDFNGLCSLEFVKYKFGVPKYTVHECLQRGMTYEIPLKIVVRLITFDVDEVTGVQSIRDIKEQEVFLGSLPLMTGDGVFVVNGTERVIVSQLQRSPGLFYTHDNGKSHSSGKLLYSARIIPVRGSWIDLEFDIKDYLHVRIDRRRKFPVTTLLKALGYSSEELLQEFYPTNQVIKDGDLFKVSFDTELVKGQRLEFDIVNPVDGEVLAKKGKKVSKVLCKKLESVGIHYLPMAAESLVGEILASSIVNEQTGELIVDCNTEITESILENLEANGINEFKILHIDGVKFSDSFSKTLALDKAKSSKDALIEIYRRLRPSSPPTAEVAEAFFENLFFNQDLYDLSEVGRYKINAKLGLNIDISHRALTKEDIIHSVRHLVRLKDTQGGVDDIDHLGNRRVRTVGELVENQYRMGLVRMERAIKERMTLQDVETLMPHDLVNPKPISAAIKEFFGTSQLSQFMDQTNPLSEVTHKRRLSALGPGGLSRERAGFEVRDVHPTHYGRICPVETPEGPNIGLIVSLATYARINPYGFIETPYRKVNERIVQSDVKYLSALQEQNQYIAPALTPLDEGAKIAQDLLIVREDGEVITTASENVTYMDIAPNQMISIAASLVPFLENDDANRALMGSNMQRQAVPLMITSAPLVGTGMERYVARDSGACLLSAGDGVVEEADSNRIVVRYDQPGTDGFDTGVALYRLEKYKKSNQNTCFNQRPIVLPGTRVQKGYVLADGPSCEAGELAIGKNVTIAFMPWRGFNFEDSILINERLLKEDTFTSVHIEVFETMARDTKLGKEEITRDIPNVSEETLRNLDDSGIVRIGAEVKAGDTLVGKVTPKGETVLSPEEKLLRAIFGEKAQDVKDSSLRVPPGISGIIIDAKVFSRKGVDKDERSLLIEDLEIEKLNQDKLDELRSLRRGVCREIGTLLEGRTAKADILDKKGNIVVKLGKKLVSEQAELIGFERLRDIEFSEKAKYIELIDAVYERYAKQAKLITERYDGIIDRMKKGDDLPPGVVKMVKVYVATKRKLSVGDKMAGRHGNKGVVSRLLPEEDMPFFADGTAVDIVLNPLGVPSRMNVGQVLEVHLGFAAKKLGEQLEALAEKEAVSEIRKKLRQIYSEIEFTALTEGRTDKEIIDWARRHHRGLHMTTPVFDGAPEESIRRLLSEAGVDEVGQVQLYDGLTGEPFANKVTVGVMYMLKLHHLVDNKIHARSTGPYSLVTQQPLGGKAQFGGQRLGEMEVWAMEAYGAAYTLKEFLTAKSDDVEGRTAMYERIVKGNNFLTTGLPESFNVLVKELQALCLNMELIEE, encoded by the coding sequence ATGGAAAGAGTGAGAAAGAACTTTGCCACGGCAGATACCATCCTAGAACCGCCACATCTTATCTCAATGCAACGGTTATCTTATGAGAAATTTCTACAGATGGACTGTGACCCTGACGAAAGAGAAGAGTATGGTCTGCAAGCTATATTGAAGAACGTATTCCCCATTAATGATTTCAATGGACTCTGTTCACTAGAGTTTGTGAAGTATAAATTTGGTGTCCCCAAATATACTGTCCATGAGTGTCTTCAACGTGGCATGACCTATGAGATCCCATTAAAGATCGTGGTTCGCCTTATCACGTTTGATGTCGATGAAGTGACTGGAGTTCAATCTATTCGTGATATTAAGGAACAAGAAGTCTTTCTCGGTTCACTGCCTTTGATGACTGGCGACGGAGTATTTGTCGTAAATGGCACGGAGAGGGTTATCGTATCACAATTACAAAGATCTCCCGGCCTATTTTATACTCATGATAATGGCAAAAGTCATTCGAGCGGGAAACTACTTTATTCAGCTCGAATTATTCCGGTGCGGGGATCGTGGATTGATTTAGAGTTCGATATCAAGGATTATCTTCATGTTAGAATAGATCGTCGGAGAAAGTTTCCTGTTACTACCTTGCTAAAGGCTCTTGGCTACTCTTCTGAGGAACTTCTCCAGGAATTTTATCCTACCAATCAAGTCATCAAAGACGGTGACCTTTTTAAGGTTAGTTTTGATACTGAGTTGGTTAAGGGGCAACGACTTGAATTTGACATCGTCAATCCCGTGGATGGCGAGGTGCTCGCCAAAAAAGGGAAAAAAGTCTCAAAAGTTTTATGCAAAAAGCTGGAGTCAGTTGGTATCCACTATTTGCCAATGGCTGCTGAGTCTTTGGTTGGTGAGATCTTGGCGAGTTCTATCGTTAATGAGCAAACTGGCGAATTAATAGTTGATTGTAATACCGAAATTACCGAGTCAATACTTGAAAACCTCGAAGCCAATGGCATAAATGAGTTCAAAATTCTCCATATAGATGGTGTAAAGTTTTCTGATTCTTTCAGCAAAACCTTGGCGCTCGACAAAGCGAAAAGCAGCAAGGATGCTCTCATCGAAATATACCGAAGGCTCCGTCCGTCAAGCCCGCCAACTGCTGAAGTTGCCGAGGCGTTTTTTGAGAATCTCTTCTTTAATCAAGACCTCTACGATCTTTCTGAGGTAGGCCGTTACAAAATTAATGCCAAACTCGGCTTGAACATTGATATCTCGCATCGAGCCTTGACCAAGGAGGACATTATTCACTCGGTTCGCCATTTGGTTCGACTGAAGGATACTCAAGGTGGCGTTGACGACATTGACCATCTCGGCAATCGAAGGGTACGTACTGTTGGTGAATTGGTCGAGAATCAATATCGCATGGGCCTTGTACGTATGGAAAGAGCTATCAAGGAAAGAATGACCCTGCAAGACGTTGAGACTCTTATGCCGCATGACTTGGTTAACCCCAAACCTATTTCTGCCGCCATAAAAGAATTCTTCGGGACCAGCCAATTATCGCAATTTATGGATCAGACAAACCCGTTGTCTGAGGTTACTCATAAACGCCGTTTAAGTGCTCTTGGACCCGGCGGGCTTTCGAGAGAGCGTGCCGGATTTGAGGTTCGTGACGTTCACCCAACTCACTATGGGCGTATTTGCCCTGTCGAGACACCTGAGGGTCCAAATATTGGCCTCATTGTTTCTCTGGCAACGTATGCCCGGATCAACCCATACGGCTTTATTGAAACGCCTTACAGGAAGGTTAACGAAAGAATTGTCCAGTCGGACGTAAAATATTTAAGCGCACTTCAAGAGCAAAACCAATATATTGCCCCTGCTCTCACACCGCTCGACGAGGGGGCAAAAATTGCGCAAGACCTGCTCATCGTTCGTGAAGACGGCGAGGTAATTACCACTGCCTCGGAAAATGTTACGTATATGGATATTGCGCCAAATCAGATGATCAGCATTGCCGCCTCTCTTGTTCCTTTTTTGGAAAATGATGATGCCAACCGAGCTCTGATGGGATCGAACATGCAAAGGCAAGCTGTCCCATTGATGATTACGTCGGCACCGCTTGTCGGGACTGGCATGGAGCGCTACGTAGCCAGAGATTCAGGAGCCTGTCTTCTTTCGGCAGGGGATGGTGTGGTAGAGGAGGCAGACTCAAATCGAATTGTCGTACGCTATGATCAGCCGGGTACTGATGGGTTTGACACCGGTGTTGCCTTATATCGCCTTGAAAAATATAAAAAATCTAATCAGAATACCTGTTTCAATCAGAGACCTATTGTTCTGCCGGGGACTCGTGTTCAAAAAGGGTATGTTCTTGCTGATGGCCCTTCTTGTGAAGCGGGTGAATTAGCTATTGGTAAAAACGTTACTATCGCTTTCATGCCATGGCGGGGTTTTAATTTTGAAGATTCAATCCTGATCAATGAGAGGCTATTGAAGGAAGATACCTTTACGTCTGTACATATTGAGGTGTTTGAAACAATGGCCAGGGATACCAAGCTTGGCAAGGAAGAGATCACCAGAGATATCCCTAATGTCAGCGAAGAAACCCTCAGAAACCTCGATGACTCTGGAATTGTCCGCATCGGTGCCGAGGTTAAGGCTGGTGACACACTTGTTGGAAAGGTTACACCGAAAGGTGAGACGGTGTTGTCTCCTGAAGAAAAGCTGCTGAGAGCTATTTTTGGTGAAAAAGCCCAGGATGTTAAGGACTCATCTCTGAGAGTTCCTCCCGGTATCAGCGGTATTATTATTGATGCGAAGGTGTTTTCTCGAAAAGGTGTTGATAAAGACGAGCGTTCTCTGCTCATAGAAGATCTGGAGATTGAAAAACTCAATCAAGATAAACTCGATGAGCTTCGTAGCCTTCGTCGAGGTGTTTGCAGAGAAATTGGAACTCTTCTTGAAGGTCGAACAGCCAAGGCTGATATCCTTGATAAGAAAGGAAATATCGTTGTTAAACTCGGTAAAAAGCTTGTCAGTGAACAGGCCGAGTTGATTGGTTTTGAACGCTTGCGAGACATAGAATTCTCTGAAAAAGCTAAATATATTGAGTTGATAGATGCGGTTTATGAGAGATATGCCAAGCAAGCAAAGCTGATTACTGAACGATATGACGGTATTATTGACCGAATGAAGAAAGGCGATGACCTGCCTCCGGGTGTGGTCAAGATGGTCAAAGTGTATGTCGCAACAAAGCGCAAACTTTCTGTGGGCGACAAAATGGCAGGCCGTCATGGCAATAAAGGTGTTGTTTCCCGTTTGCTTCCCGAGGAGGACATGCCCTTTTTTGCCGATGGAACTGCCGTGGATATAGTGCTTAATCCGCTTGGTGTTCCTTCGCGTATGAATGTCGGGCAGGTGCTTGAAGTTCATCTTGGATTTGCCGCAAAAAAGCTTGGGGAACAACTTGAGGCTTTAGCTGAAAAAGAGGCCGTCAGCGAGATACGAAAGAAGCTTCGGCAAATTTATTCGGAAATTGAATTCACCGCTTTGACTGAAGGGAGGACCGATAAGGAGATTATCGATTGGGCAAGACGGCATCATCGGGGCTTGCATATGACTACTCCTGTTTTTGACGGAGCTCCAGAAGAATCGATAAGAAGGTTGCTTTCTGAGGCAGGAGTAGACGAGGTTGGCCAGGTGCAACTGTATGATGGCCTGACGGGTGAACCATTTGCCAATAAGGTTACCGTCGGAGTTATGTATATGCTCAAGTTGCATCACTTGGTTGATAACAAGATTCATGCACGATCAACCGGACCATACTCACTTGTTACTCAGCAACCGCTTGGTGGCAAAGCTCAGTTTGGTGGACAGCGACTTGGTGAGATGGAGGTTTGGGCAATGGAAGCGTATGGTGCTGCTTATACTCTTAAGGAATTTCTGACGGCCAAGTCCGATGATGTTGAGGGGCGTACAGCTATGTATGAGCGTATTGTCAAAGGCAATAATTTCTTGACGACAGGATTGCCTGAATCCTTCAATGTTCTTGTAAAGGAATTACAGGCACTTTGCCTAAATATGGAACTCATAGAAGAATAA
- the rpoC gene encoding DNA-directed RNA polymerase subunit beta' — protein MEELFNFFQKPKAPVKFKNVKISLASPEKIMDWSHGEVKKPETINYRTFKPERDGLFCAKIFGPVKDFECNCGKYKRMKHRGVVCEKCGVEVIQSKVRRERLGHIKLAAPVAHIWFLKSLPSKIGAVLDMTLKQLEKILYFEQYAVIESSVDGMPVGTLLTEEKYRQSLEEHPGKFKVGIGAEAIRELLSGQDLVSLSVQLREEMLATNSQTKRQKLGKRLFVIEAFRDSGNKPEWMILEVIPVLPPDLRPLVPLEGGRFATSDLNDLYRRVINRNNRLKRLLELDAPDIIIRNEKRMLQEAVDVLFDNGRRGRVITGGNKRPLKSLSDMLKGKQGRFRQNLLGKRVDYSGRSVIVVGPHLRLHQCGIPKKMALELFKPFIYNKLESRGFVTTIKSARKMVEKEVKEVWDVLEEVVTEYPVILNRAPTLHRLGMQAFEAMLIEGKAIQLHPLVCMAFNADFDGDQMAVHVPLSVEAQVEARVLMMSTNNILSPANGEPVIIPSQDIVLGLYYMSRDRMNVPGEGKIFSGVEEAIIAYDYGEIHLQAKVKVRKNGQLVDTTMGRILLGELLPDAVKFEEVNKVLTKKALAKLIDHTYRNAGTKETVILADRLKDIGYEYATRAGISICINDMKIPLSKEQFVEKAETDVLDVEQQYTDGLITSGEKYNKVVDIWSKVTEDVANAMMDEIKVDYFLDKDGKRVEGPSFNSIFIMADSGARGSRDQIRQLAGMRGLMAKPSGAIIETPIKANFREGLGVLEYFISTHGARKGLADTALKTANSGYLTRRLVDVAQESTIVEADCLTLDGILAEPLMDGGEIIVPLGDRILGRVALDDVEDPFTHDTIVQAGEEITEDIVKKINDAGIDRVAIRSVLSCRSKRGVCAACYGRDLGRGHMVNPGEAIGVIAAQSIGEPGTQLTMRTFHVGGTASRSVEQAELRTNIGGTVSFSNMHSVTNAEGTKIVMNRNAVIAVKDELGREREKFKVNYGAQLLVREGDVVERDTILADWDAYTIPIVAEVGGVIKYGDIIEGVTMQEKVDAVTGRSSLVIIHTSTGSQLNPRISVKNDRGKTVKMPDSETYARYSLPVGSIISVSEGDVIQPGTIVGKIPRETTKTKDITGGLPRVAELFEVRKPKDPAIISKIDGKVSFGKELKGKRRVIIIPEYGEPQEYLIPKSKHIIVHEGDYVQAGEALMEGTIVPNDILSVLGVKELAKFLVNEIQEVYRLQGVKINDKHIEVIVRQMLKRVMITASGDSKFMIGEQVEWWKFEEERDRLIVEGKKPAFAEPLLLGVTKASLSTESFISAASFQETTKVLTNAAVAGRIDELAGLKENVIMGRLISAGTGLEGNHSGR, from the coding sequence GTGGAAGAATTGTTTAATTTTTTTCAAAAACCGAAAGCTCCAGTTAAATTTAAGAACGTAAAGATATCTCTGGCTTCTCCTGAGAAGATCATGGATTGGTCACATGGTGAGGTTAAAAAGCCCGAAACCATAAACTACCGGACATTCAAGCCTGAAAGGGATGGTTTGTTTTGCGCAAAGATCTTTGGACCGGTTAAAGATTTCGAATGTAATTGCGGCAAATATAAGCGGATGAAGCATCGCGGTGTGGTTTGTGAGAAATGCGGTGTAGAAGTCATACAATCCAAGGTTCGTCGGGAACGTCTCGGTCACATAAAACTTGCCGCTCCGGTTGCCCATATATGGTTTCTCAAAAGCCTGCCGAGCAAGATTGGCGCAGTTCTCGATATGACCCTCAAGCAATTGGAGAAGATCCTCTACTTTGAGCAATATGCAGTTATCGAATCAAGCGTCGATGGCATGCCAGTGGGCACATTGCTGACTGAGGAAAAATACCGCCAATCTCTTGAAGAACATCCTGGAAAGTTCAAGGTAGGCATAGGGGCAGAGGCTATTAGAGAACTCTTGTCGGGTCAAGATCTCGTTTCGCTGTCGGTACAATTGCGGGAAGAGATGCTCGCCACCAACTCTCAGACCAAACGGCAAAAGCTTGGCAAACGACTGTTTGTAATTGAGGCATTCCGTGATTCCGGCAACAAACCTGAGTGGATGATTCTGGAGGTAATACCAGTACTTCCTCCAGATTTACGCCCTCTCGTGCCGCTGGAAGGTGGGAGATTTGCCACTTCTGATCTCAACGATTTGTATAGGCGCGTGATTAATAGGAATAATCGTCTCAAAAGGCTTCTTGAGCTCGATGCCCCTGATATCATAATTCGCAATGAAAAAAGGATGCTTCAAGAAGCAGTTGATGTCCTTTTCGACAATGGTAGAAGGGGACGTGTGATTACGGGCGGCAACAAGAGGCCGCTAAAGTCCCTGTCCGACATGCTCAAAGGAAAGCAGGGCCGCTTCCGACAAAACCTTCTGGGTAAGCGGGTCGACTATTCTGGCCGCTCAGTTATTGTCGTTGGCCCACATTTGCGTCTGCATCAATGCGGTATTCCAAAGAAAATGGCATTGGAGCTTTTTAAACCGTTTATATACAATAAGCTCGAGAGTAGAGGTTTTGTAACCACCATTAAAAGTGCTCGAAAGATGGTGGAAAAAGAGGTCAAGGAGGTTTGGGATGTCCTTGAAGAGGTAGTAACCGAATACCCGGTAATTCTCAACCGAGCACCGACTTTGCATAGGCTCGGAATGCAGGCATTTGAAGCAATGCTCATTGAGGGAAAGGCCATTCAGTTGCATCCTCTCGTTTGTATGGCCTTCAACGCCGACTTTGACGGCGATCAAATGGCTGTCCACGTGCCACTCTCTGTCGAGGCACAAGTAGAAGCTCGGGTTCTGATGATGTCGACGAATAACATCCTTTCTCCAGCAAATGGAGAGCCTGTTATTATTCCATCACAGGATATCGTTCTCGGCCTTTACTATATGAGTAGAGACCGAATGAATGTCCCGGGTGAAGGGAAGATCTTCAGTGGCGTGGAAGAGGCTATTATTGCGTATGACTATGGTGAGATACATCTCCAAGCCAAGGTGAAAGTACGGAAAAATGGCCAATTGGTCGACACTACAATGGGGCGTATTTTGCTCGGAGAACTTTTGCCAGATGCAGTGAAGTTTGAAGAAGTTAACAAGGTGCTCACCAAAAAGGCATTGGCAAAACTCATTGACCACACATATAGAAACGCAGGCACCAAAGAAACCGTCATCCTTGCTGACCGGTTGAAAGATATTGGTTATGAATATGCAACTCGCGCTGGGATTTCGATTTGCATCAATGATATGAAGATCCCCCTCAGCAAAGAGCAATTTGTTGAAAAGGCCGAGACTGATGTCCTAGATGTCGAACAACAGTACACGGATGGCCTTATTACCTCTGGCGAGAAGTATAATAAGGTAGTTGATATTTGGTCAAAGGTTACTGAGGATGTCGCCAATGCGATGATGGACGAGATCAAGGTAGACTACTTCCTCGATAAAGATGGAAAGAGGGTTGAGGGGCCAAGCTTCAACTCGATCTTCATCATGGCTGATTCGGGCGCAAGGGGTTCAAGGGATCAAATTCGTCAGCTTGCCGGTATGCGCGGTCTTATGGCCAAACCGAGCGGTGCGATCATTGAGACCCCAATCAAGGCCAATTTCCGCGAGGGGCTTGGTGTTCTTGAGTACTTCATCTCTACTCACGGTGCACGCAAAGGCCTTGCAGATACGGCTTTAAAAACAGCCAATTCAGGCTATCTTACTCGGCGTTTGGTAGACGTTGCGCAGGAATCAACAATCGTTGAGGCGGATTGTCTCACTCTGGATGGAATTCTCGCCGAACCATTGATGGATGGTGGGGAAATTATTGTTCCTCTTGGGGACAGGATTCTCGGAAGGGTTGCTTTGGATGATGTTGAAGATCCTTTTACCCATGATACCATTGTTCAAGCCGGTGAGGAAATCACTGAAGATATCGTGAAGAAAATCAACGATGCTGGTATCGATCGTGTAGCAATCAGATCGGTGTTGAGCTGCCGTTCCAAGCGGGGCGTATGTGCTGCTTGTTATGGTCGTGATCTTGGGCGAGGCCATATGGTCAATCCCGGTGAGGCCATAGGCGTTATAGCGGCTCAATCCATCGGTGAGCCGGGAACGCAGTTGACAATGCGTACTTTTCATGTCGGCGGTACCGCAAGCCGATCAGTAGAACAAGCGGAGTTGCGAACCAACATCGGTGGTACGGTTTCCTTCAGTAACATGCACTCCGTTACCAATGCAGAAGGAACCAAAATAGTCATGAACCGCAACGCCGTAATTGCGGTAAAAGACGAACTTGGCCGGGAGAGAGAAAAATTTAAGGTCAATTATGGTGCGCAGCTTCTGGTTCGAGAAGGTGATGTTGTTGAACGAGATACAATCCTTGCTGATTGGGATGCCTACACCATTCCTATCGTTGCTGAAGTTGGTGGCGTTATCAAGTACGGGGACATCATTGAGGGTGTGACTATGCAGGAAAAGGTGGATGCTGTAACCGGGCGTTCATCTTTGGTGATAATTCATACTTCTACTGGTTCCCAACTTAATCCCCGCATTTCAGTAAAAAATGATCGCGGAAAAACCGTTAAGATGCCCGATAGTGAGACCTATGCCAGGTATAGCTTACCTGTGGGGTCAATTATCTCCGTAAGTGAAGGAGATGTCATCCAACCAGGTACGATTGTCGGAAAAATTCCTCGGGAAACAACTAAGACCAAGGATATTACTGGTGGTCTACCCCGTGTCGCTGAACTTTTCGAGGTACGGAAGCCAAAGGATCCGGCTATTATTTCTAAAATAGACGGGAAAGTAAGCTTTGGGAAAGAGTTAAAGGGCAAACGCCGGGTCATTATAATCCCTGAATATGGAGAGCCACAAGAATACCTCATTCCCAAATCCAAACATATCATTGTTCATGAAGGGGATTATGTTCAGGCGGGTGAGGCTCTTATGGAGGGTACCATCGTTCCCAACGATATCCTCTCGGTGCTTGGAGTCAAGGAGTTAGCTAAATTCCTTGTTAATGAAATTCAAGAGGTTTATCGACTGCAGGGTGTAAAAATAAACGATAAACACATCGAAGTTATTGTTCGCCAGATGTTGAAACGAGTTATGATTACGGCTTCCGGTGACTCTAAGTTTATGATTGGAGAGCAGGTTGAATGGTGGAAGTTTGAGGAAGAAAGGGATCGGCTGATTGTAGAGGGTAAAAAACCTGCATTTGCAGAGCCTCTGCTGCTAGGTGTAACAAAAGCTTCGCTATCCACCGAAAGTTTTATTTCCGCTGCTTCTTTCCAAGAAACGACGAAAGTTCTTACCAACGCAGCCGTTGCTGGAAGAATTGATGAACTGGCAGGGCTTAAGGAAAACGTCATTATGGGTAGATTAATCTCGGCAGGGACAGGTCTGGAAGGCAACCACTCCGGGAGGTGA
- the rpsL gene encoding 30S ribosomal protein S12: protein MPTINQLVRIGRKKSVKKTNTPALKGSPQKRGVCVRVYTTTPKKPNSALRKVARVRLTNGIEVTSYIPGIGHNLQEHSVVLIRGGRVKDLPGVRYHIIRGTLDTLGVSNRRQGRSKYGAKKSS, encoded by the coding sequence ATGCCAACTATCAACCAACTTGTACGGATCGGGAGAAAAAAGTCTGTAAAAAAGACAAATACTCCGGCCTTGAAGGGATCGCCTCAGAAGCGCGGTGTCTGCGTGAGGGTATATACAACTACACCGAAAAAACCGAACTCCGCTTTGCGTAAGGTGGCAAGGGTAAGGCTTACCAATGGGATTGAGGTAACATCGTATATTCCCGGTATCGGGCATAATCTCCAGGAGCACTCAGTGGTGCTGATTCGAGGTGGCAGGGTTAAGGATTTGCCAGGCGTGCGGTATCATATCATTCGCGGCACTTTGGATACTCTGGGGGTTTCCAATCGACGTCAAGGACGTTCAAAATATGGTGCAAAGAAATCCTCTTGA
- the rpsG gene encoding 30S ribosomal protein S7, with amino-acid sequence MSRRRTVERRPIDPDPRFNSVLVAKFTNGLMERGKKTLAQRIFYGAMDVVQEKVKDDDALTIFEGAMENVRPRVEVKSRRVGGATYQVPMEVRQTRRNALAIRWIINFSKSRSGKSMSEKLAAELIDAFNNRGSAVKKKDDTHRMAEANKAFAHYRW; translated from the coding sequence ATGTCACGTAGAAGAACTGTTGAGAGACGGCCAATCGATCCAGACCCACGCTTTAATAGTGTGCTGGTTGCAAAGTTCACCAATGGATTGATGGAAAGAGGGAAAAAGACTCTTGCACAGAGGATATTTTATGGAGCGATGGATGTTGTCCAAGAGAAGGTAAAGGACGACGATGCGCTGACCATTTTTGAGGGTGCGATGGAGAATGTGCGACCACGGGTAGAGGTTAAATCTCGTCGCGTGGGTGGTGCAACTTACCAGGTCCCCATGGAAGTGCGACAAACAAGAAGAAATGCTCTCGCGATCCGCTGGATTATTAACTTCTCTAAATCAAGGTCCGGGAAGTCAATGTCGGAAAAGCTTGCTGCAGAGCTCATTGATGCATTTAATAATCGTGGGTCGGCGGTTAAGAAGAAAGATGATACACACCGGATGGCAGAAGCCAATAAGGCTTTTGCGCACTATCGTTGGTAG